The DNA sequence TATATTACCGTCACTTTATGCGTGGTTTAATATTAAAGCATCGTGGGATCCTTATGGTCAGCAAGCAACGAGTCAAATTAAAATTGGTGTGATTAATAATGACAAGGGAACTGAGTTCAATGGAAAACTCATTAATATTGGAGATCAAGTGGTTGATCAATTAAAAGAAAATGATTTAATGGGATGGCAATTTGTTGACGAAGCAGAAGGAGAGAAGGCATTAGAAGAGGGAACCTTCTATGCAACGATTACGATTCCTGATAATTTTTCACAAGATATTACATCTTTAGTGACAAGTGATGTAAAAAAAGGACAAATGATTTATCGAGTGAATGAAAAAATTAATGCTATTGCTCCTAAGTTAACTAGTAAAGGGGCTACTGGTGTTCAAGAGAATATCAATCAAACAATTGTTGAAACGGTTAGTGGTATTTTGTTTGAAGCGGGAAAAGGATTAGGTTTAGAAATTCAAGAAACCGTATTACCTCAGTTATCGCATGTTTATGATCAATTAGAAGAATTAATTTCAAAATTTGGCGATATGAATAGTTTAGTGCAAACAGCTCATAATGGTGGAATTCAATTAAAAGACTTAATTGCCTCAATTCAGACCGATTTACCATTGATTGAAACGACCATTACTTCTGCAAAGACAACGATTACTTCTTTAGAAAGTTTCATGGATACTTCAAAATCAGCGCTAAGTGATTTCATGCCGACCTTAAAAAATGATCTGTTATTAATTCAGACGATTGCTGATGAACTAAATACTTATGTGAGTCAAATAGAAGAGGCCATTCTAAGTGGGTCAGACAAAGCTCCTGAATTGATTGAGAACTTAATTACAAAAGTAGAAAGTACTCAAAGTTTAGTGCGATCATTTGTTAAAGTATTAGAGAGTTTCAATAAATTCCCAGCTGGGAGATTTGATGATTTAATTTCACAGTTACAGGGTGTGAATGGAGAATTAGATAAAGCTAAAGACTTTTTACAACAATTACATGATACTACTGTTAATGGTGGAGAACCTAATTTAACGGTTTTAAATAACATCAAAACTTTATTAAGTAGTGTTTCAAGTACAGCGAGTTCCATTTATAATCGTTTTGATAGTGCTATTGTGCCATCTTTAAATAATGTCATTGATCAGGCTTATAGTACAGCAACTAATGTCTTACAAGTTTTAAAAGAGGCTGAAACAAAATTACCAGATGTTGCTTCCTTATTAAATACAGCGTATGAAGGAGCAGATAAAGGAATTGACGCCATTGAATATATCAACTCAAAATTACCTGAAGCAGAGAATAAAGTAAGAGAAGTGACTGCAAAACTTGGTGATATTAATGAAAGCCAAAGTTTACAAGAGGTGTTAACGTTACTTCAAGAAGCAGTGACGGAACGTCAAAACTTTATGTCATCTCCCGTCGATTTAGTTGAGGAAACCATCTTCCCAATGCATAACTACGGTACTGCGATGACACCATTTTATAGTGTACTCGCTCAGTGGGTCGGAATGACGTTATTAATTTCAATGTTATCGGTTCATGCAAAAGGCGAATATCGTCCAAGTGAAGAATATTTTGGAAAGTTCTTGTTGTTTGCAACAATTGCACTTGTTCAAGGTCTTATTATTGCATTAGGTGATTTATATCTTTTAAATATCTACTGTGTCAATCCAGGTTTATTTATTGTTGGAATTTTATTCACGAGTATCACATTTACTTTTATCGTTTATTCACTCGTTTCAGTATTTGGTAACGTTGGAAAGGTTGTCTCAATTATTCTATTAGTCTTACAAGTGGCAGGTTCAGGAGGAACTTTCCCAATTCAATTAACACCTAAGTTCTTCCAAATTATTAATCCATTTTTGCCTTTTACATATGCGATTTCTTTTGCACGTGAATCGATTGGTGGAATCGTGGAAAATGTTTTAGCAAAAGATATTATCATTATGTGTATCTATAGTGTGGGGGCAGTTCTTATTTCATTATTTTTAAAGAAACCAATTAATAAGTTATTACAAGGATTTGCTGAGAAATTTGAAGAAAGTGGGTTAGGGGAATAATCGCATGAAAATCATGCGATTTTTTCTTGGAATTTACTGTGATAGCGGATTAAAATGTTGACACCAAATTTAGGGTATGATATATATTTGATATGGGTGTTAGCACTCTAATGATGAGAGTGATAAAAAAAGAACAGAGGAGCGATTAAATTGAAACAATTTAAAGCAGAGTCAAAACGATTATTAGATTTAATGATTAATTCAATTTACACACATCGTGAAATTTTCTTACGTGAGTTAATTTCGAATGCAAGTGATGCGATTGATAAACTATATTATAAAGCCTTAACAGATTCAGATTTAAGCTTCAATGCAGATGATTACTTTATTAAAATTTCTATTGATGAAGAAAAGCGTCAGATTACGATTTCTGATACAGGAATCGGTATGACAGAAGCGGAGTTGGATGAACATTTAGGGGTTATCGCTAAAAGTGGTTCATTACAATTTAAAAAAGATACAGAGTTAGAAGATGGTCATGATATTATTGGACAATTTGGGGTTGGATTTTATTCAGCTTTCTTAGTGGCTGATAAAGTGACTGTCATTTCAAAAGCTTTAGGAGCAGAAACAGCTTATAAGTGGGAATCATGTGGAGCCGATGGATATACGATTGAGCCATGTGAAAAAGCAACGGTTGGAACAGACATCATTTTAACAGTAAAAGAAAATACAGAAGATGAAAACTTTGATGAGTATTTAGATGTCTATAAATTAAAATCAATTATCAAAAAATATTCAGACTTCATTCGTTATCCAATTAAAATGGATTTAACACGCTCACAACTAAAAGAAGGTAGTGAAAGTGAATATGAAGAAGTCACAGAAGAACAAACAGTTAATAGCATGGTTCCAATTTGGAAGAAAAATAAACGCGAATTAACTGATGAAGATTATGAAAACTTCTATAATGAAAAACACTTTGGATTTGATCAACCATTAGCACATATTCATTTAAGTGTAGATGGAACAGTAAGCTATAATGCTATTCTTTATATTCCAGAGAAGATGCCATACGATTTCTATACAACAGAGTATGAAAAAGGATTAGAACTTTATTCAAGTGGTGTCTTAATCATGAATAAATGTGCCGACCTATTACCAGATTACTTTAGTTTCGTCAAAGGAATTGTCGATTCAGAAGATTTATCGTTAAATATTTCTCGTGAAATTTTACAGCATGACCGTCAATTAAAATTAATTGCAAAGAACATTAAAACGAAAATTAAAAATGAATTAGAAAAAATGATTAAAAATGATCGTGAAAAGTATGAAACATTCTATCAATCATTTGGACGTCAATTAAAATATGGTGTTTATTCAGACTTTGGAGCAAACAAAGACGTGCTACAAGATTTATTAATGTTTGCTTCATCTCATGAAGATAAATTAGTGACATTAGATGAATACGTGTCTCGTATGAAAGAAGATCAAACGCATATTTACTATGCCGTAGGAGATTCTATTGATCGTATTAAAAAGTTACCACAATCAGAGGCTGTGTTAGATAAAGGATATGAGATTTTATACTTCACAGAAGATATTGATGAATTTGCGATTAAAATGTTAATGTCATACCAAGACAAAGAATTTAAATCAGTTTCTAGTGCGGATTTAGGATTAGATACAGATGCAAAAGAAGAGGAAGCAACAAAAGAGTTTGCAACGTTATTTGAAAATATGACGTCAGTATTAAGCGGAAAAGTTAAAACTGTTCGTGCAAGCCGCCGTTTAAAATCTCATCCTGTTTGTTTAGCTAATGAAGGGGATTTATCAATTGAAATGGAAAAGGTATTAAACTCAATGCCAAATGGTCAGCAAGTAAAAGCTGATAAAGTATTAGAAGTTAATGTTAACCATGATGTGTTTAAATCATTACAAGCTGCATATGAACATGACAAAGAGAAGTTTGATTTATTTACAGATGTCTTATATAATCAAGCACGCTTAATCGAAGGTTTAGATATTGAAGATCCAGTGGCCTTTACAAATAATGTTTGTCGATTAATGAAATAAAAAAATGGGTGACTATCAATGATAGTCGCCTTTTTTGATAGGATAAAAAGTTGTTTAATGAATTAATAGAAATGGAACTTTAATCAAAAGAATTAAATCCAGTGATATTAAGTTGTCTTTTGAATTGCTATTAAAAAATGTAGGGTAATGCGGGTTTAATATGCTTTGGTAGAGTAAAGACGAAACAAAGGAATTTTTAAAACTTTATTTTCATAGACTTACAATAACGATGATAAACTAGCAAAATTAAGTAGGGGATAAAAATGATAAGGGTAATCCTTTACAGTGTTTTCACTTTATGTTTGATAGCTGTCGTTTATGTCATGATCTATCAGTTTCTATTTAGATATGATGAAAGTTGTTCAAAATTAAAAGTATTGAATTTAGAAAAAGCAATCGACGATTTTTATTTATCAGAAGAAGATTATATAGAAAATATGACTAAATATGTGTACCCCAAACTAGAGAAGTATAGAAAAAGTGAGAGCTTTATGAATGATGGACATACGATTGTGTATGAAAGTTATCTTCTCGAAGAACCTAAAGCGACGATTATTATGATACATGGAAACTGTGAGAAAAAAGAGAAGTATCAAGAAGCAATTTATTATTTTTTAAATATGAACTATCAAGTCTATATCTTTGATCAATATGGTCATGGAGAGTCAACCCGTAGTCCAAGTGATAGAAATTTAGTTGATGTAGATCATTATGCTGTTTATGTGAATGATTTGCGTTATTTAATCGAGGAGATTGTTATAAAAGAAGTGAAGATGACTCAAATCGTTTTATTCGGACATTCGATGGGCGGGTGTATTGCTGCCTTATTAGCTGAGCAGTATCCAACGCTTATCGATGGCTTGATTTTATCATCACCAATGTTTCAAGTAGATACTGCAGGAATTTGGGAAGGATTTGCTTATCCGTATATTAAGTTAGGTTGCCTATTAGGAAAGAAAACAGATTACTTAGTGGGAGAACCTTATCGTCAAGAATTAGAGCAAGAAATCACTTCAACTCACTTATTAACCAATAGTCAAAAGAGAGGAAGTTTTATGTATCAACAACGATTTACAAGTAGCACTTCTCCAACATTCGGTTCTTCTTGGCAATGGGTAAGAGCATCAATCGATGCCATTCATCAAGCACTTAAGAAAGAAAATATTGCTTTCATAGACGCTCCAATCTTATTATTTCAAGCAGAAGAGGATAGAGCTGTGCTGCCATATGGTCAATATTCTTTTGCAAATTCAGCTCATGAAATTGATTTTTATTTAATTGAGAATGCACAGCACGAGTTGTATATAGACCATCACGCCCTAGAGGCACCACAATAAACGAAAATAAAGTGTGCGTTGAATGAGATGGCTTAGGTTCACTCACAATATGTTGTACAATCAAGGACGATGTTTCTTGGATCGAATAGACCGATATATAGACTGTTCTGACAACTTCTCTTTGAACCACATTTTGTCCCTGAGGACGTATAGTAGAATAATAATCATGAAGTTGGCATTGTACGTAAATTATATTCAAAGGAGAATTCAGACCATGGATGTTCTTTACAAAACTTG is a window from the Turicibacter bilis genome containing:
- a CDS encoding YhgE/Pip domain-containing protein; protein product: MIKNIWTIYKEDLKRIFTNYAALIVILALCILPSLYAWFNIKASWDPYGQQATSQIKIGVINNDKGTEFNGKLINIGDQVVDQLKENDLMGWQFVDEAEGEKALEEGTFYATITIPDNFSQDITSLVTSDVKKGQMIYRVNEKINAIAPKLTSKGATGVQENINQTIVETVSGILFEAGKGLGLEIQETVLPQLSHVYDQLEELISKFGDMNSLVQTAHNGGIQLKDLIASIQTDLPLIETTITSAKTTITSLESFMDTSKSALSDFMPTLKNDLLLIQTIADELNTYVSQIEEAILSGSDKAPELIENLITKVESTQSLVRSFVKVLESFNKFPAGRFDDLISQLQGVNGELDKAKDFLQQLHDTTVNGGEPNLTVLNNIKTLLSSVSSTASSIYNRFDSAIVPSLNNVIDQAYSTATNVLQVLKEAETKLPDVASLLNTAYEGADKGIDAIEYINSKLPEAENKVREVTAKLGDINESQSLQEVLTLLQEAVTERQNFMSSPVDLVEETIFPMHNYGTAMTPFYSVLAQWVGMTLLISMLSVHAKGEYRPSEEYFGKFLLFATIALVQGLIIALGDLYLLNIYCVNPGLFIVGILFTSITFTFIVYSLVSVFGNVGKVVSIILLVLQVAGSGGTFPIQLTPKFFQIINPFLPFTYAISFARESIGGIVENVLAKDIIIMCIYSVGAVLISLFLKKPINKLLQGFAEKFEESGLGE
- the htpG gene encoding molecular chaperone HtpG — encoded protein: MKQFKAESKRLLDLMINSIYTHREIFLRELISNASDAIDKLYYKALTDSDLSFNADDYFIKISIDEEKRQITISDTGIGMTEAELDEHLGVIAKSGSLQFKKDTELEDGHDIIGQFGVGFYSAFLVADKVTVISKALGAETAYKWESCGADGYTIEPCEKATVGTDIILTVKENTEDENFDEYLDVYKLKSIIKKYSDFIRYPIKMDLTRSQLKEGSESEYEEVTEEQTVNSMVPIWKKNKRELTDEDYENFYNEKHFGFDQPLAHIHLSVDGTVSYNAILYIPEKMPYDFYTTEYEKGLELYSSGVLIMNKCADLLPDYFSFVKGIVDSEDLSLNISREILQHDRQLKLIAKNIKTKIKNELEKMIKNDREKYETFYQSFGRQLKYGVYSDFGANKDVLQDLLMFASSHEDKLVTLDEYVSRMKEDQTHIYYAVGDSIDRIKKLPQSEAVLDKGYEILYFTEDIDEFAIKMLMSYQDKEFKSVSSADLGLDTDAKEEEATKEFATLFENMTSVLSGKVKTVRASRRLKSHPVCLANEGDLSIEMEKVLNSMPNGQQVKADKVLEVNVNHDVFKSLQAAYEHDKEKFDLFTDVLYNQARLIEGLDIEDPVAFTNNVCRLMK
- a CDS encoding alpha/beta hydrolase; protein product: MIRVILYSVFTLCLIAVVYVMIYQFLFRYDESCSKLKVLNLEKAIDDFYLSEEDYIENMTKYVYPKLEKYRKSESFMNDGHTIVYESYLLEEPKATIIMIHGNCEKKEKYQEAIYYFLNMNYQVYIFDQYGHGESTRSPSDRNLVDVDHYAVYVNDLRYLIEEIVIKEVKMTQIVLFGHSMGGCIAALLAEQYPTLIDGLILSSPMFQVDTAGIWEGFAYPYIKLGCLLGKKTDYLVGEPYRQELEQEITSTHLLTNSQKRGSFMYQQRFTSSTSPTFGSSWQWVRASIDAIHQALKKENIAFIDAPILLFQAEEDRAVLPYGQYSFANSAHEIDFYLIENAQHELYIDHHALEAPQ